The following coding sequences lie in one Leucobacter allii genomic window:
- a CDS encoding TM0106 family RecB-like putative nuclease produces the protein MFVQDRAGGGRRLVTSASDLTAASVCEFAFLRRVDARLGRDVVVPPDDDPMLARAARLGDAHEARTLDAYRDGFGAGTAGERGGVVEIPRPESMGEADLERVAAQTLRALHGGAEIVFQATFFEPAQRAAETGDAGAGSAIEVGFVGFADFLRRDAASGGAYEVQDTKLARRAKVTALMQLAAYAEQLERLGVPVTPEAELILGDGARSRHRLTDIAPVFRARRLRLHRILRERAAERGPDGAFASADPVGWGAEGIAACGRCEVCAPEVERTRDPLLIAGLSGLQRDRLRAAGYPTIDAVAALASAAPSGVAPSAAPPSGVVSSSSPVPGMSAAVVSRIALQAAVQLESSAGGPPAVRVVDPSALAALPEPDPGDLFFDFEGDPLYREADPDGRARWGIDYLFGMVDERETFTPIWAHDLAAERRALERFLALVEERRRAHPGMHIYHYAAYERTHLTSIAARHGIGEEAVDRLLAEHVLVDLYPIVRRALRVGSRSYSIKKLEPLYMGERFRDEAGVTSGAQSVGEYAEASALLRSTEPADREEGARRMHAIAEYNAYDCVSTLRLRDWLRGIADAHGVAHAPEPELPDAVAEEPAGSESPTAVALRERAESAERSGSGESAGLLRLAASAVDYHRREQKSFWWAHYARLVDPIEDWADTRDVLVASGESTVEFDWHRPPRARVDRRALRLRGEIAPGSSGIKPGAQLFAVYERPAPFANPGAAPGARATRLVRVAEVHEDGATIEETLPADGGRYAVLPVALTPGPPPRAGSQKGAIEEWGDAVLAASALDELRDPVLDLLRRTGPRLRAIAGDGGTGEAEATPSRAVDAGASPIDTVVATLRRLDRSALAVQGPPGTGKTYLAARVIARLVAEDGWHVGVVAQSHRVVEHVLDAVADAGLDESQIGKSPQGGRLPAGAAPPRRTVLPTGGQAAFVRAHRQAGRGSLTGGTAWDFSHEERFPRRSLDLIVIDEAGQFSIAPTIAAASAAERLLLLGDPQQLPQVSQGTHPEPVDASALGWLLGEHDTLPTELGCFLAETRRLRPELAEIVSELSYDGRLRAHPTASARTVRGAGPAGLVHHAIAHRGNATRSPEEAAEVVRIVRELLGGASISEGAVAAGDRTDEESTRAAGGARVSGGLRASGIDSGREAGAVTLADAGAVAVSPPGAKTVAADPPATRDGDRRPLDASDLIVVAAYNAQVECVAEVLAAAGLERVRVGTVDRFQGQEAVVAIVTLAASSPEDVPRGLEFLLMRNRLNVAISRAQWSAHLVSSDRLGQGLPTSAEGLAALSGYLRLLERGARATVEA, from the coding sequence ATGTTCGTTCAGGATCGCGCGGGCGGCGGCCGGCGCCTCGTGACGAGCGCGAGCGACCTCACCGCGGCGAGCGTCTGCGAGTTCGCATTCCTGCGCCGCGTCGACGCGAGACTCGGCCGCGATGTGGTCGTGCCGCCGGACGACGACCCGATGCTCGCCCGTGCGGCGCGACTCGGAGACGCGCACGAGGCGCGGACGCTCGACGCCTATCGTGACGGTTTCGGCGCCGGGACCGCCGGAGAGCGGGGCGGGGTCGTCGAGATCCCGCGCCCCGAGTCGATGGGCGAGGCCGATCTCGAGCGGGTCGCCGCGCAGACGCTCCGCGCGCTGCACGGCGGAGCGGAGATCGTCTTCCAGGCGACGTTCTTCGAGCCGGCGCAGCGAGCGGCCGAGACCGGGGACGCGGGCGCGGGCTCGGCGATCGAGGTCGGTTTCGTCGGCTTCGCGGACTTCCTGCGGCGAGACGCGGCGTCGGGCGGCGCGTACGAGGTGCAGGACACGAAGCTCGCGCGCAGGGCGAAGGTCACCGCGCTCATGCAGCTCGCGGCCTACGCGGAGCAGCTCGAGCGGCTCGGCGTCCCCGTGACGCCCGAGGCGGAGCTCATCCTCGGCGATGGCGCGCGCAGCCGGCACCGTCTCACGGACATCGCGCCCGTGTTCCGGGCGCGCCGGCTGCGGTTGCACCGGATCCTGCGGGAGCGCGCCGCGGAGCGCGGGCCCGACGGCGCCTTCGCCTCCGCGGATCCGGTCGGCTGGGGCGCGGAGGGGATCGCCGCGTGCGGGCGCTGCGAGGTCTGCGCTCCCGAGGTCGAGCGCACCCGTGATCCGCTGCTCATCGCCGGGCTCAGCGGCCTCCAGCGCGATCGCCTGCGCGCTGCGGGGTACCCCACGATCGATGCCGTCGCGGCGCTGGCCTCCGCCGCGCCGTCGGGCGTCGCTCCGTCGGCAGCCCCGCCGTCGGGCGTCGTTTCCTCGTCGTCCCCCGTGCCCGGCATGTCGGCGGCGGTCGTCTCCCGGATCGCGCTGCAGGCGGCGGTGCAGCTGGAGTCGTCCGCCGGAGGTCCGCCGGCCGTGCGCGTCGTCGACCCGAGCGCGCTCGCAGCGCTCCCCGAACCGGATCCCGGCGACCTGTTCTTCGATTTCGAGGGCGACCCGCTCTACCGCGAGGCCGATCCCGACGGCCGGGCGAGGTGGGGCATCGACTACCTCTTCGGCATGGTGGACGAGCGCGAGACGTTCACGCCCATCTGGGCGCACGATCTCGCAGCGGAGCGACGCGCGCTGGAGCGCTTCCTCGCGCTCGTGGAGGAGCGGCGCCGCGCGCATCCCGGCATGCACATCTACCACTACGCCGCCTACGAGCGCACGCATCTCACGAGCATCGCCGCGCGGCACGGCATCGGTGAGGAGGCCGTGGATCGCCTGCTCGCGGAGCACGTGCTCGTCGATCTGTACCCCATCGTGCGGCGCGCGCTGCGCGTCGGCTCCCGCTCGTACTCCATCAAGAAACTCGAACCGCTGTACATGGGGGAGCGCTTCCGCGACGAGGCGGGGGTGACGAGCGGCGCCCAGTCCGTCGGCGAGTACGCGGAGGCGAGCGCACTGCTGCGATCCACCGAGCCGGCGGATCGCGAGGAGGGCGCCAGGCGGATGCACGCGATCGCCGAGTACAACGCCTACGACTGCGTCTCGACGCTGCGGCTGCGGGACTGGCTCCGCGGCATCGCCGACGCCCATGGCGTCGCGCATGCACCGGAGCCGGAGCTCCCCGATGCGGTCGCCGAGGAACCGGCGGGTTCGGAGAGCCCCACGGCGGTCGCACTGCGCGAACGCGCCGAGAGCGCCGAGCGCAGTGGATCCGGCGAGTCCGCGGGGCTCCTCCGGCTCGCTGCGAGCGCCGTCGACTACCATCGCCGCGAGCAGAAGTCCTTCTGGTGGGCCCACTACGCGCGTCTCGTCGACCCGATCGAGGACTGGGCCGATACCCGGGACGTGCTCGTCGCATCGGGCGAGAGCACGGTGGAATTCGATTGGCACCGTCCGCCCCGCGCGCGCGTCGATCGCCGGGCGCTCCGCCTGCGCGGCGAGATCGCGCCGGGAAGCAGCGGCATCAAGCCGGGTGCGCAGCTCTTCGCGGTCTACGAGCGACCCGCGCCGTTCGCCAACCCCGGCGCCGCTCCGGGCGCACGCGCCACGCGGCTCGTCCGAGTAGCCGAGGTGCACGAGGACGGTGCGACGATCGAGGAGACTCTTCCCGCAGACGGGGGGCGCTACGCGGTCCTGCCCGTGGCGCTCACGCCGGGGCCGCCGCCGCGCGCGGGCAGCCAGAAAGGTGCGATCGAGGAGTGGGGGGATGCCGTGCTGGCGGCATCGGCGCTCGACGAGCTGCGCGATCCCGTTCTGGATCTGCTGCGCCGCACGGGACCGAGGCTGCGCGCGATCGCCGGTGACGGAGGGACGGGGGAGGCCGAGGCGACGCCGAGCCGTGCGGTCGACGCGGGCGCGTCGCCGATCGACACGGTCGTCGCGACGCTCCGCCGCCTCGATCGCTCCGCGCTCGCCGTGCAGGGGCCGCCGGGGACGGGCAAGACCTATCTCGCCGCCCGGGTCATCGCCCGTCTCGTCGCCGAGGACGGCTGGCACGTCGGCGTGGTCGCGCAGTCCCACCGCGTGGTTGAGCACGTTCTGGACGCCGTGGCCGACGCGGGCCTCGACGAGTCGCAGATCGGCAAGTCGCCGCAGGGCGGGCGGCTGCCCGCCGGAGCCGCCCCGCCGCGCCGCACGGTGCTGCCGACGGGCGGTCAGGCGGCCTTCGTCCGCGCGCATCGGCAAGCGGGGCGGGGAAGCCTGACGGGCGGCACCGCCTGGGATTTCAGTCACGAGGAGCGGTTCCCGAGACGGAGCCTCGACCTCATCGTGATCGACGAGGCGGGTCAGTTCTCCATCGCCCCGACGATCGCGGCCGCTTCGGCTGCCGAGCGGCTCCTCCTCCTCGGGGATCCGCAGCAGCTCCCGCAGGTCTCGCAGGGGACGCATCCCGAACCGGTCGACGCCTCGGCGCTCGGCTGGCTGCTCGGAGAGCACGACACGCTGCCGACGGAACTCGGCTGCTTCCTCGCGGAGACGCGGCGACTCCGCCCGGAACTCGCGGAGATCGTCTCCGAGCTGTCCTATGACGGGCGACTCCGCGCCCACCCGACCGCGTCGGCGCGCACCGTGCGCGGCGCGGGACCGGCCGGCCTCGTCCATCACGCGATCGCGCATCGCGGGAACGCCACGCGTTCGCCGGAGGAGGCCGCGGAGGTCGTGCGCATCGTGCGCGAACTGCTCGGCGGCGCCAGCATCTCGGAGGGTGCCGTCGCCGCGGGAGACCGCACGGACGAGGAATCGACCCGAGCTGCCGGTGGGGCACGCGTCTCGGGCGGCCTGCGGGCCAGTGGCATCGACTCCGGTAGGGAGGCCGGCGCCGTGACGCTGGCCGATGCGGGCGCTGTCGCCGTTTCGCCCCCGGGCGCGAAGACGGTCGCGGCGGATCCGCCGGCGACGAGGGACGGGGACCGGCGTCCGCTCGACGCCTCCGACCTCATCGTCGTCGCCGCCTACAACGCGCAGGTCGAGTGCGTCGCCGAGGTGCTCGCCGCCGCGGGGCTCGAACGGGTGCGCGTGGGCACCGTCGATCGTTTCCAGGGCCAGGAGGCCGTCGTCGCGATCGTGACGCTCGCCGCCTCCAGCCCCGAGGACGTGCCGCGCGGACTCGAGTTCCTGCTCATGCGCAATCGCCTCAACGTGGCGATCAGCCGCGCGCAGTGGTCCGCGCATCTCGTCTCCTCCGATCGCCTCGGCCAGGGACTCCCGACGAGCGCCGAGGGTCTCGCGGCGCTCTCGGGATATCTGCGGCTGCTGGAACGCGGCGCCCGCGCTACCGTGGAGGCATGA
- a CDS encoding ATP-binding protein — protein MGRITIRDFHDDDLDAVVRLWWEAQSSAEPPVYSLAEVTASCREDHAVVAVRDERVVAAAVGRAAHAQGWIVFFGILEDARSENVSGALFDALERKMASIGLSTLSVLMPEGSRVDLLTSNGFQMRHSLRYLERQMPVQRREIDLLKDVGGRILPRHLWEQVAGMRREKLLLEERLVAPLAQPDLADRYGVVPPHAVMLFGPPGTGKTTFAKAVASRLDWPFVEVFPSRLGDGKSSMAASLRDVFERIGELEHGVVFIDEVEEIASQRSDPPTPTQGVTNELLKIVADFRDREGMLLVCATNFIRGLDTAFLRHGRFDYVLPIGLPDAEAREAIWRRYVPHSVAAGIDFADLVVRSEGLTPADIEYAARRASQEALVRALRADPAEGKRAPDAPTELATEDYVAALSVTRATVSEEQQATFLEDIDTIARL, from the coding sequence ATGGGACGCATCACCATTCGGGATTTCCACGACGACGACCTCGACGCCGTCGTCCGCCTCTGGTGGGAGGCGCAGTCCTCCGCGGAGCCGCCGGTCTACTCGCTCGCCGAGGTGACGGCCTCCTGCCGGGAGGATCACGCGGTCGTCGCGGTCCGGGACGAACGGGTCGTCGCGGCGGCGGTGGGCCGCGCCGCGCACGCGCAGGGCTGGATCGTGTTCTTCGGGATCCTCGAGGACGCCCGCTCCGAGAACGTCTCCGGGGCGCTCTTCGACGCGCTCGAGCGGAAGATGGCATCGATCGGGCTGTCGACGCTGTCGGTCCTCATGCCCGAGGGCAGCCGGGTCGACCTCCTCACCTCCAACGGCTTCCAGATGCGCCACAGCCTCCGCTATCTGGAGCGGCAGATGCCGGTGCAGCGCCGCGAGATCGACCTTCTCAAGGACGTCGGCGGGCGGATCCTGCCCCGCCACCTCTGGGAGCAGGTCGCCGGCATGCGCCGCGAGAAGCTGCTGCTCGAGGAGCGGCTCGTCGCGCCCCTCGCGCAGCCCGATCTCGCAGATCGCTACGGCGTGGTGCCGCCGCACGCCGTGATGCTCTTCGGGCCGCCCGGCACGGGCAAGACCACCTTCGCGAAAGCGGTCGCCTCGCGCCTCGACTGGCCGTTCGTGGAGGTCTTCCCCTCGCGTCTCGGCGACGGGAAGTCGAGCATGGCGGCCTCGCTGCGCGACGTCTTCGAGCGCATCGGGGAGCTCGAGCACGGCGTCGTGTTCATCGACGAGGTGGAGGAGATCGCCTCCCAGCGCAGCGATCCGCCGACGCCGACGCAGGGGGTGACGAACGAGCTGCTGAAGATCGTCGCGGATTTCCGCGACCGCGAGGGAATGCTGCTCGTCTGCGCCACGAACTTCATCCGCGGCCTCGACACGGCGTTCCTCCGCCACGGCCGGTTCGACTACGTCCTCCCCATCGGGCTGCCCGATGCAGAGGCGCGCGAGGCCATCTGGCGCCGCTACGTGCCGCACAGCGTCGCGGCGGGCATCGACTTCGCCGACCTCGTGGTCCGCAGCGAAGGCCTCACCCCCGCCGACATCGAGTACGCCGCGCGGCGGGCGTCCCAGGAGGCGCTCGTGCGCGCGCTCCGTGCCGACCCGGCGGAGGGCAAGCGCGCGCCCGACGCTCCGACGGAGCTCGCGACCGAGGACTACGTCGCCGCGCTGTCGGTGACCCGCGCGACGGTGTCCGAGGAGCAGCAGGCGACCTTCCTCGAGGACATCGACACCATCGCGCGGCTCTGA
- a CDS encoding DEAD/DEAH box helicase yields the protein MTEQPNVPTPSFLELGVPAPIADALARNGKTAPFPIQRDTLRDTLAGKDVLGRGRTGSGKTIAFGIPLVANLADQAAAKRRPSRPRAIVLAPTRELVTQIAETVKILADPVGVKVTTIFGGVPQRRQEVALEAGVDIVVAAPGRLDDLMKQRLVDLGGVEITVLDEADHMADMGFLPVVTRILNATPKVGQRLLFSATLDNGVDNLVKKYLHSPILHSVDSAESPVPQLTHHVFEVAGKDDKDALIEALASGTARRIFFTRMKHQAKKLAKQLTARGIPAVELQGNLSQNARDRNLAEFVSGEAKVLVATDVAARGVHVDGVDLVVHVDPPVEHKAYLHRSGRTARAGNEGDVVTLVLPEQRGEMRQIMRAAKIRVTPRPVNPNAARVDAEVLELIGEVAPRVDPRETERKRAEAQAAQQRAAGHNPPGQGASTGANAKRKRSRGGRGRGAGSGAGGAGGQGGASQSGGGRGQQGGQRSGQPQGQGGGQGANPGQRSGQPQGQRGGQRRSGRRAQGGGQGGQRGGTVYSTSTPGA from the coding sequence GTGACCGAACAGCCCAACGTCCCCACGCCCTCGTTCCTCGAGCTCGGCGTCCCCGCCCCCATCGCCGATGCGCTCGCGCGCAACGGCAAGACCGCCCCGTTCCCCATCCAGCGCGACACGCTGCGCGACACGCTCGCCGGCAAGGACGTGCTCGGCCGCGGGCGCACCGGATCCGGCAAGACGATCGCCTTCGGCATCCCCCTCGTCGCGAATCTCGCCGACCAGGCAGCCGCGAAGCGCCGCCCGAGCCGCCCCCGCGCCATCGTCCTCGCGCCGACCCGCGAGCTCGTCACCCAGATCGCCGAGACCGTGAAGATACTCGCCGATCCGGTCGGCGTGAAGGTCACCACCATCTTCGGCGGGGTTCCCCAGCGCCGTCAGGAGGTGGCGCTCGAAGCGGGCGTCGACATCGTCGTGGCCGCCCCCGGTCGCCTCGACGATCTCATGAAGCAGCGGCTCGTCGACCTCGGCGGGGTCGAGATCACGGTGCTCGACGAGGCCGACCACATGGCCGACATGGGCTTCCTCCCGGTGGTCACGCGGATCCTCAACGCCACGCCGAAGGTCGGCCAGCGCCTGCTCTTCAGCGCGACCCTGGACAACGGGGTCGACAACCTCGTGAAGAAGTACCTGCACTCCCCGATCCTGCACTCCGTCGATTCCGCGGAGTCCCCCGTGCCGCAGCTCACCCACCACGTGTTCGAGGTGGCCGGCAAGGACGACAAGGACGCGCTCATCGAGGCCCTCGCCTCCGGTACCGCGCGCCGCATCTTCTTCACCCGCATGAAGCACCAGGCGAAGAAGCTCGCCAAGCAGCTCACGGCGCGCGGGATCCCCGCGGTCGAGCTGCAGGGCAACCTCTCGCAGAACGCGCGGGATCGTAACCTCGCCGAGTTCGTCTCCGGCGAGGCGAAGGTGCTCGTCGCAACCGACGTCGCCGCGCGCGGCGTGCACGTGGACGGCGTGGACCTCGTGGTGCACGTCGACCCGCCGGTCGAGCACAAGGCCTACCTGCACCGCTCGGGTCGCACGGCGCGCGCGGGCAACGAGGGCGATGTGGTGACGCTCGTGCTGCCCGAGCAGCGCGGCGAGATGCGCCAGATCATGCGCGCGGCGAAGATCCGCGTGACCCCGCGCCCGGTGAACCCGAACGCCGCGCGGGTCGACGCCGAGGTACTCGAGCTCATCGGCGAGGTCGCGCCGCGAGTCGATCCGCGCGAGACCGAGCGCAAGCGCGCCGAGGCGCAGGCCGCGCAGCAGCGCGCCGCGGGTCACAACCCGCCCGGCCAGGGCGCCTCGACCGGGGCGAACGCGAAGCGGAAGCGGTCGCGCGGCGGTCGCGGCCGCGGTGCGGGATCGGGCGCCGGCGGCGCAGGCGGCCAGGGCGGCGCGTCGCAGTCCGGCGGCGGTCGCGGCCAGCAGGGCGGCCAGCGCTCCGGGCAGCCGCAGGGCCAGGGCGGCGGGCAGGGCGCGAACCCGGGCCAGCGCTCCGGCCAGCCGCAGGGGCAGCGCGGAGGCCAGCGCCGCAGCGGACGCCGCGCCCAGGGCGGCGGACAGGGCGGCCAGCGCGGCGGCACCGTCTACTCGACGAGCACGCCGGGGGCGTAG
- a CDS encoding MFS transporter has product MGIYRELAGHPGVVRVLISQLTARFPFGMLSIILLLHMQLSYGDYTSAGIVLATQSIGQAISGPLSSRLMGRWGMRPVLATTSLLCAGLLVAIATVHLPLLVVAGIALCVGLCTPPVTPAVRTLYPKLVPSNQLSALFSLDAAAQEIIWVLGPVVAVFVSSQFGTTAGLCVAAGFMLFGGAWFILSPAVGQVVLPPSRRGFGAVLRYPTVVISTIIGFFFVASFAAIEAGIVAAFSGGDAHGSSMESGVVLALFAGGSLVGGLLFGHREMRPWSILLRIGIVLAGTLACLVSLNIWWLSIVLFIGGLGTAPTFAAISNVVSSTVKFSETAEAYGWVGTGQLVGVATGSALAGIAIDIADAQGAIFVSGMLLVVCALCAAVSLRWIPDLKGRSVEPPPETGTLALPLN; this is encoded by the coding sequence ATGGGCATTTATCGTGAACTCGCGGGGCATCCCGGGGTCGTGCGCGTCCTGATCTCGCAGCTCACCGCCAGATTCCCGTTCGGGATGCTCTCCATCATCCTGCTGCTGCACATGCAGCTCAGCTACGGCGACTACACCTCGGCGGGCATCGTTCTCGCGACGCAGAGCATCGGTCAGGCGATCTCCGGTCCGCTGAGCAGCCGTCTCATGGGGCGCTGGGGCATGCGCCCCGTGCTCGCGACGACCTCGCTGCTGTGCGCCGGCCTGCTCGTGGCGATCGCCACGGTGCACCTGCCGCTCCTCGTCGTTGCGGGCATCGCCCTCTGCGTCGGGCTCTGCACGCCCCCGGTCACCCCTGCGGTGCGCACCCTGTACCCCAAGCTCGTGCCCTCGAACCAGCTGTCGGCGCTGTTCTCACTCGACGCCGCGGCGCAGGAGATCATCTGGGTGCTGGGGCCGGTGGTCGCGGTCTTCGTCTCCTCGCAGTTCGGCACGACGGCCGGCCTGTGCGTCGCGGCGGGCTTCATGCTGTTCGGCGGCGCCTGGTTCATCCTCAGCCCCGCGGTCGGGCAGGTCGTACTGCCGCCCTCGCGGCGGGGCTTCGGCGCCGTGCTGCGGTACCCGACGGTCGTCATCTCGACGATCATCGGCTTCTTCTTCGTGGCCTCCTTCGCCGCGATCGAAGCGGGCATCGTCGCCGCCTTCAGCGGCGGGGACGCGCACGGCAGCAGCATGGAGTCCGGCGTCGTCCTCGCGCTGTTCGCGGGCGGCTCGCTCGTCGGCGGGCTGCTCTTCGGGCATCGCGAGATGCGCCCCTGGTCGATCCTGCTGCGCATCGGGATCGTGCTCGCCGGCACCCTTGCCTGCCTCGTCAGCTTGAACATCTGGTGGCTCTCGATCGTGCTCTTCATCGGCGGGCTCGGCACCGCGCCCACCTTCGCCGCGATCTCGAACGTCGTGAGCTCCACGGTGAAGTTCTCCGAGACGGCCGAGGCGTACGGCTGGGTCGGCACCGGACAGCTCGTCGGCGTCGCCACGGGCTCTGCGCTCGCGGGAATCGCGATCGACATCGCCGACGCCCAGGGGGCGATCTTCGTCTCCGGGATGCTGCTCGTCGTGTGCGCGCTGTGCGCCGCCGTGTCGCTGCGCTGGATCCCCGACCTCAAGGGCCGTTCGGTCGAGCCGCCGCCGGAGACGGGCACACTCGCGCTGCCGCTCAACTAG
- a CDS encoding DUF4349 domain-containing protein, translating into MTRRTTRSALLPLLLAAGLLLAPLTGCAPDGLRGVPDLPATGSASEAPAAPEAAGEPGDASALDDAAAGSTDGRSVVRTAELSLEVADPDGAATDAGRIAAEAEGFVEAVTVSRAEGVRPASAQLTLRVPADRLDDVLAELSGLGEPISEQRGASDVTAQHVDLEARVAALEASVRRLTELMAGAASTSELLEAEAALAQRQQELDGLQAQLDALEGQIDEATVWVSLDSPQALPGGGPANFWEGLLAGLGSLGAAGAGALVVLGILLPWLAIAGIVAIAVVALVRAARRRRARRTTPAAGAGDPRTASRPQDAARPQDVERSPDAERPQDAERPQDAEHSQKAERSPDASQPRGAEKPETRPEV; encoded by the coding sequence ATGACACGCCGCACGACGAGGTCCGCGCTGCTCCCGCTCCTGCTCGCCGCCGGGCTGCTGCTCGCCCCGCTCACCGGCTGCGCCCCTGACGGGCTCCGGGGCGTCCCCGATCTCCCCGCGACGGGCTCCGCGAGCGAGGCGCCCGCCGCGCCCGAGGCAGCGGGCGAGCCGGGCGACGCGAGTGCTCTGGACGATGCCGCCGCAGGTTCCACCGACGGACGATCGGTCGTCCGCACGGCCGAGCTCTCGCTCGAAGTCGCCGATCCCGACGGCGCCGCGACGGATGCCGGTCGCATCGCTGCAGAAGCGGAGGGATTCGTCGAAGCGGTCACGGTGTCGCGCGCGGAGGGCGTGCGACCCGCGAGCGCGCAGCTGACGCTGCGGGTGCCGGCGGATCGCCTCGACGACGTGCTCGCGGAGCTCTCCGGGCTCGGCGAGCCGATCTCCGAGCAGCGCGGCGCGAGTGACGTGACGGCGCAGCACGTGGACCTGGAGGCGAGGGTCGCCGCGCTCGAGGCCTCGGTGCGGCGCCTCACGGAGCTCATGGCCGGCGCGGCGAGCACGAGCGAACTGCTCGAGGCCGAGGCCGCACTCGCGCAGCGGCAGCAGGAGCTCGACGGGCTGCAGGCGCAGCTCGACGCGCTCGAGGGGCAGATCGACGAGGCGACCGTCTGGGTCTCGCTCGACTCGCCGCAAGCGCTGCCCGGCGGCGGCCCCGCGAACTTCTGGGAGGGCCTGCTCGCGGGCCTGGGCTCCCTGGGCGCCGCGGGCGCCGGGGCGCTCGTCGTGCTCGGGATCCTGCTCCCCTGGCTCGCGATCGCGGGGATCGTCGCGATCGCCGTCGTGGCTCTCGTGCGCGCCGCGCGGCGTCGGCGGGCCCGGCGGACGACGCCTGCGGCGGGAGCGGGGGATCCGCGGACCGCGTCGCGTCCGCAGGACGCGGCTCGGCCGCAGGACGTGGAGCGCTCGCCGGACGCGGAGCGGCCACAGGACGCGGAGCGGCCACAAGACGCGGAGCACTCACAGAAGGCGGAGCGCTCGCCGGACGCGAGTCAACCTCGAGGAGCCGAGAAGCCCGAAACCAGACCCGAGGTGTAG
- a CDS encoding LacI family DNA-binding transcriptional regulator, protein MSRRDHGVTVRDVAEHAGVGLSTVSNAINHPERLAATTLAKVQDSISALGFVRNDAARQLRLGRSRVFGLVVIDAGSPFFTVLERAAEDAADRNHYAVLLGNSGQEPDRERRYIELFESQRVQGLFVTPLGHDLHLLAGVRERGTPVVLIDYAAAAPGFPAVAVDHMRGGRIAAEHLLELGRRSIGLIEGPVAFTQVRDRYRGAVEAADAVGATTLSIPSPDLTIQGGVVAAHRLLGLPRGERPDAVFAPNDLVALGLMETLAAAGVAIPEEIAIIGYDDVAFAASARIPISSMRQPAEAIGAAAVELMMEAIADPGSARRIAFVPELIARRSTLGN, encoded by the coding sequence GTGAGCAGACGAGACCACGGCGTGACGGTGCGCGACGTCGCCGAGCATGCCGGCGTCGGGCTCTCGACGGTCTCCAACGCGATCAATCACCCCGAACGCCTCGCCGCGACCACGCTCGCGAAGGTGCAGGATTCGATCTCTGCACTCGGCTTCGTCCGTAACGACGCCGCCCGCCAGCTCCGACTCGGCCGAAGCCGCGTCTTCGGCCTGGTCGTGATCGACGCCGGCAGCCCCTTCTTCACCGTGCTCGAGCGCGCTGCAGAGGATGCGGCGGACCGGAATCATTACGCCGTACTGCTGGGGAACAGCGGCCAGGAGCCGGATCGCGAGCGACGCTACATCGAACTGTTCGAATCCCAGCGCGTGCAGGGGCTCTTCGTCACCCCGCTCGGACACGACCTGCACCTGCTCGCCGGCGTGCGCGAGCGCGGCACGCCCGTCGTCCTCATCGACTACGCGGCAGCAGCACCCGGCTTCCCCGCGGTGGCGGTCGACCACATGCGCGGCGGTCGTATCGCCGCTGAGCATCTGCTCGAACTCGGGCGGCGCAGCATCGGGCTCATCGAGGGCCCGGTCGCCTTCACCCAGGTGCGCGACCGCTACCGCGGCGCCGTGGAAGCCGCAGACGCCGTCGGTGCGACCACGCTGAGCATCCCGAGCCCCGATCTCACGATCCAGGGCGGGGTCGTCGCGGCCCACCGACTGTTGGGCCTCCCCCGAGGCGAACGTCCGGACGCGGTCTTCGCACCGAACGACCTCGTGGCGCTGGGCCTCATGGAGACGCTCGCCGCCGCCGGTGTCGCGATTCCCGAGGAGATCGCCATCATCGGGTACGACGACGTCGCGTTCGCGGCCTCCGCGCGGATCCCGATCAGCTCGATGCGTCAGCCGGCCGAGGCCATCGGCGCCGCGGCCGTCGAACTCATGATGGAGGCGATCGCGGACCCCGGATCCGCCCGACGCATCGCCTTCGTGCCTGAGTTGATCGCGCGGCGGTCCACACTCGGGAACTGA